From Heteronotia binoei isolate CCM8104 ecotype False Entrance Well chromosome 3, APGP_CSIRO_Hbin_v1, whole genome shotgun sequence, a single genomic window includes:
- the ZBTB21 gene encoding zinc finger and BTB domain-containing protein 21, protein MEGLLHYINPAHAISLLSALNEKRLKGQLCDVVLIVGDQKFRAHKNVLAASSEYFQTLFTKENETQSVFQLDFCEPDTFDNVLNYIYSSSLFVEKSSLAAVQEVGYSLGISFLTNIVSKSPQAPLPACPIKKIMVQEEDESTTQKRSVIVCQSKNETLGDNVGHALHELSHSFQHSSSIVIKTKQPQATKTTEFLHSLPLNEKKWLKDSFLKYSKSHETSSALDDQSGTKRNAVLSQKPFSDKEVVANEPTGGKSAEVPLKRPCPPVVSVCSSSESTFLLRETGKGAGPGEDRNLLYYSKFGLVIPSRVPVPEKQGIDRSGPLVKSLLRRSLSMDSQVPVYSSPVDLKPSCVSSAINNTQGRTSNITSPKPSMKESSEKAAADNKTQVIHSHRLRSFSASQSMDREITSPPLREMRIKTEPSSPLSDPSEIIRVTVGDASSANKSYPFKIEDDHRDLSRLPAKRRFQADRRLPIKKIKVDEHASPGSEDNFEENSNPTPLDADFPDSDIGKDEYGELEETKPNKKFKCKHCLKIFRSTAGLHRHVNMYHNPEKPYACDICHKRFHTNFKVWTHCQTQHGIVKNPSPASSSHAVLDEKFQRKLIDIVREREIKKALIVKLRRGKQGFQGQAASQAQQVIKRNLRSRTRGAYICTYCGKAYRFLSQFKQHIKMHPGEKTIGINKVIKPKENIHVESPVENKKNYQCRLCNAKLSSLIEQGNHERLCRNATVCPYCSLRFSSLELKHDHEIACEYKKLTCLECMRTFKSSFSIWRHQVEVHNQNTMAPTENFSLPVLEHNGEVSSSSRFHSQSEPNKMNNFVIAKEDSVFSDSSEQINFDSEDSSCLPEDLSVSKQFKIQIKEEPADDIEEEVVSEANQEPKGAITNKDTGLWPCEKCGKIFTVHKQLERHQELLCSVKPFICHVCNKAFRTNFRLWSHFQSHMAQPTEEPVSKNPDMCAPANSPSPPPLPPPPPLPKIQPLEPDSPTGLSETPPATEKLFVPQESDTLFYHAPPLSAITFKRQYMCKLCHRTFKTAFSLWSHEQTHN, encoded by the coding sequence ATGGAGGGTCTCCTACATTATATAAATCCTGCACATGCTATTTCTCTATTAAGTGCTTTAAATGAGAAACGTCTAAAGGGGCAACTCTGTGATGTTGTTCTTATAGTTGGAGACCAAAAATTCCGAGCTCATAAAAACGTTCTGGCTGCCAGCAGTGAATACTTTCAGACTCTGTTCACTAAAGAAAATGAGACTCAATCAGTATTTCAGCTTGACTTTTGCGAACCAGATACTTTTGATAATGTATTAAACTACATTTACTCATCATCCTTATTTGTGGAgaaaagcagcctagcagctgtgCAAGAAGTGGGGTACAGTCTTGGAATTTCTTTTCTTACCAACATTGTTTCTAAAAGTCCTCAGGCTCCTTTGCCTGCATGTCCTATTAAGAAAATAATGGTCCAGGAAGAAGATGAAAGCACGACCCAGAAACGAAGTGTCATAGTTTGTCAGAGCAAAAATGAAACACTGGGAGATAATGTTGGTCATGCTCTTCATGAATTAAGCCATAGTTTTCAACACTCATCTTCCATTGTCATCAAAACCAAGCAGCCACAAGCAACAAAGACAACTGAATTTCTCCACAGTCTACCACTAAATGAAAAGAAATGGTTGAAagacagttttttaaaatattccaaGTCACATGAAACTTCAAGTGCACTGGATGACCAAAGTGGAACTAAAAGGAATGCAGTATTATCACAGAAACCTTTTTCAGAcaaggaagtggtagcaaatgaaCCAACAGGAGGAAAGTCAGCAGAAGTACCTTTGAAAAGGCCATGTCCACCAGTTGTATCTGTATGTAGTTCTTCAGAATCTACATTTTTGTTGAGAGAGACAGGAAAAGGAGCTGGTCCAGGGGAAGATAGAAATTTGCTATACTATTCAAAGTTTGGGTTAGTGATTCCATCTAGAGTACCTGTTCCTGAAAAGCAAGGTATTGATAGGAGTGGGCCACTTGTAAAAAGTCTCCTAAGGAGGTCATTGTCCATGGATAGCCAGGTTCCTGTTTATTCATCTCCTGTTGACCTGAAGCCTTCGTGTGTATCTTCAGCAATCAACAACACCCAAGGGAGAACATCAAACATAACATCCCCAAAGCCATCCATGAAAGAGTCCTCAGAAAAGGCAGCCGCTGATAACAAGACACAGGTAATTCACTCACATCGCCTTAGATCTTTTAGTGCCTCACAGTCAATGGACAGGGAGATAACATCACCTCCTCTTAGAGAAATGCGGATAAAAACTGAGCCCAGCAGCCCTCTTTCAGATCCTTCTGAAATAATAAGAGTTACAGTTGGGGATGCCTCATCTGCCAATAAAAGTTATCCTTTTAAAATTGAAGATGACCATAGAGATTTGAGTAgacttccagctaaaaggaggTTTCAAGCAGACAGAAGACttccaataaaaaaaattaaggtgGATGAACATGCTTCCCCTGGATCAGAGGACAATTTTGAGGAAAACTCAAATCCTACACCACTTGATGCTGATTTCCCAGATTCTgacattggcaaagatgaatatgGTGAATTGGAAGAAACAAAGCCTAACAAAAAGTTTAAGTGCAAACATTGCCTTAAGATTTTCAGGTCAACTGCAGGCCTTCATCGTCATGTCAATATGTACCATAATCCTGAAAAACCATATGCTTGTGATATTTGTCATAAGAGATTTCACACAAACTTCAAAGTTTGGACACACTGCCAGACACAGCATGGAATTGTGAAGAACCCCTCACCTGCTTCCAGTTCACATGCTGTCTTGGATGAAAAATTCCAAAGGAAATTAATTGATATAGTGAGAGAGCGAGAGATTAAAAAGGCTCTGATTGTTAAACTAAGGCGTGGCAAGCAAGGTTTTCAGGGACAAGCTGCTTCACAAGCACAACAAGTCATCAAAAGAAACCTAAGGTCAAGAACCAGAGGAGCTTACATTTGTACCTACTGTGGAAAAGCATATCGCTTCCTGTCACAGTTTAAGCAGCACATAAAGATGCATCCAGGGGAAAAAACAATTGGAATAAATAAGGTTATTAAACCAAAAGAGAATATTCATGTTGAAAGCCCAgtagaaaacaaaaaaaattaccaGTGTCGTCTTTGTAATGCTAAGCTTTCCTCTCTTATTGAACAGGGAAATCATGAGCGGCTCTGTCGGAATGCCACAGTTTGTCCTTACTGCAGCCTTCGATTTTCTTCTCTAGAGCTGAAGCATGACCATGAAATTGCATGTGAGTACAAGAAGCTCACTTGCTTAGAGTGTATGCGCACTTTTAAATCCTCTTTCAGTATTTGGCGTCATCAGGTTGAAGTTCACAATCAGAATACCATGGCTCCCACTGAGAATTTTTCTTTACCAGTTCTGGAACACAATGGTGAAGTTAGTAGTAGTTCCAGATTTCATTCTCAGTCAGAGCCTAATAAGATGAACAACTTTGTTATAGCCAAAGAAGACAGTGTATTCAGTGATTCATCAGAACAGATTAATTTTGATTCAGAAGATTCCTCATGTCTGCCTGAAGATCTAAGTGTCTCCAAGCAGTTTAAAATTCAGATCAAAGAAGAACCTGCAGATGATATAGAGGAGGAGGTTGTCTCTGAAGCCAACCAGGAACCCAAGGGAGCAATTACTAATAAAGACACTGGCTTATGGCCCTGTGAAAAATGTGGGAAAATCTTTACTGTACACAAGCAGCTAGAGCGTCACCAAGAGCTGTTGTGCTCTGTGAAACCCTTCATTTGCCATGTGTGCAACAAGGCATTCCGAACCAATTTCCGTCTGTGGAGTCATTTCCAGTCCCATATGGCACAACCTACTGAGGAACCTGTGAGCAAGAATCCTGACATGTGTGCACCAGCTAATTCTCCATCACCACCACCTttgcctcctccaccaccacttcCAAAAATACAGCCCTTGGAACCCGATAGTCCCACAGGTTTGTCAGAAACCCCTCCAGCTACTGAAAAATTATTTGTTCCACAGGAATCGGACACACTCTTTTATCATGCTCCACCACTTTCAGCCATCACATTCAAAAGACAGTATATGTGCAAACTTTGCCACAGgacatttaaaacagcatttagtCTCTGGAGTCATGAACAGACACACAACTAA